GGAGTAAATGACGGAGAAGAGCTGGAGCGGACGATCCGGGATCTGACAGGATATCTGCCGTATTTAAAGAGTGTTTCGATCGTTCCGGTAGGACTGACAAAATATCGGGACGGACTGTATCCTCTGGAGCCGTTTACAAAAGAAGATGCCAGGGAGGTGCTTTCTGTCATCCACCGCTGGCAGGAGAAGATCTATCAGGAGCATGGGATCCACATGATCCATGCGGGAGACGAGTGGTATGTGCTGGCAGAGGAGGAAGTGCCGGAGGAAGCGCGATATGACGGCTACCTGCAGCTGGAGAACGGTGTGGGAATGATGCGTCTGTTGTTCAACGAAGTACAGGAGGCGCTCTCTGCCGTGACAGGCGATGGAAGGCAGCGGGAGATTTCTCTGGCTACGGGACGTCTGATGTATCCTTATATCGGAAAAATTCTGGAGGAGATCAGAAAGAAATTCCCGAATATCACCACACATTTATATGCGATCCGCAATGACTTTTTTGGAGAGCGGATCACAGTATCAGGTCTGATCACAGGGCAGGATCTGACGGGACAGCTGAAAGGACAGCCTCTCGGGGAGAGACTTCTGCTTCCGTGTAATATGCTGAAGATCGGAGAACCGGTCTTTCTGGATGATTTTACGCTGGAGGAAGTGGAGAATTCTTTACAAGTGAAGACAGATATTGTAAAATCAAGCGGGCAGGATCTGCTGGATGCAGTGATCGGTGTTTATGAGAATGATGATTTCAGCACGGACAGAAGAAGAGGCAGATTTCAGGAAATGTAAGATTGAATGGAGAGAAAGGTAGTTGAAAATATGAGTAAACCAGTAGTAGCGATTGTAGGAAGACCGAATGTGGGAAAGTCTACACTGTTTAATACATTAGCCGGGGAGCGGATTTCGATCGTAAAAGACACTCCGGGTGTAACAAGAGACCGTATTTATGCGGATGTATCATGGTTGGACAAAGAATTTACGATGATCGATACCGGCGGAATTGAGCCGGACAGCAGCGATATCATTCTTTCGCAGATGAGAGAGCAGGCGCAGATTGCCATTGATACGGCAGATGTCATTGTGTTTATTACCGATGTGCGTCAGGGGCTTGTGGATGCAGATTCCAAAGTGGCAGATATGCTCAGACGTTCTAAAAAACCAGTTGTGCTTGTTGTCAACAAGGTGGATAATTTTGATAAATTTATGCCGGACGTGTATGAGTTCTATAATCTTGGGATCGGGGATCCGGTTCCGATCTCTGCGGCGTCCAGACTGGGAATCGGTGATATGCTGGATGAAGTGGTTTCGCATTTTCCGGAAGGAGCAGGAGAGACCGAAGAGGACGAGCGTCCGAAGATCGCCATTGTCGGAAAGCCGAATGTGGGAAAATCTTCGATCGTCAATAAGCTTCTCGGAGAAAATCGTGTGATCGTATCAGATATCGCGGGCACCACAAGAGATGCCATTGATACGGCAATCAAACACGAGGACAGAGAATATATTTTTATCGATACCGCGGGACTGCGAAGAAAAAATAAGATCAAGGAAGAGCTGGAGAGATTCAGTATCATTCGTACTGTAACGGCAGTAGAGAGAGCGGATGTGGTGCTGATGGTGATCGATGCCACAGAAGGGGTTACAGAGCAGGATGCCAAGATTGCCGGGATCGCACATGAGCGCGGAAAGGGTGTGATCATCGTTGTAAACAAATGGGATGCCATTGAGAAGAATGACAAGACCATGAAACAATATGAAAATGATATCCGGACGACACTTGCGTATATGCCATACGCAGAGATCATGTATGTTTCTGCAAAAACAGGACAGCGTCTGAATAAACTGTATGATATGATCGATATGGTCATTGACAGCCAGACACTTCGGATTCAGACCGGTGTGCTCAATGAGATTATGATGGAGGCCGTTGCCATGCAGCAGCCGCCGTCAGACAAGGGAAAACGTCTGAAGCTTTACTATATCACCCAGGTATCGGTAAAACCACCGACCTTTGTAATCTTTGTAAATGACAAAGAACTGATGCATTTTTCTTATACCCGTTATCTGGAAAACAAGATCCGGGAAGCGTTCGGGTTCAGGGGAACGTCTCTGAAATTCTTTATCCGGGAGAGAAAGGAAAAGGATCAGTAGATATGGAACGAATTATCTGTCTTATCATAGGATATGCGTTCGGTCTGTTTCAGACCGGATATTTTGTGGGGAAACTCAATCATGTGGACATCAGAAAAACAGGAAGCGGAAACTCGGGTTCTACGAATGCACTGCGTGTGCTTGGAGTAAAAGCCGGACTGATGACGTTTGCGGGAGATGTTTTAAAATGTGTCCTGCCAATTCTTCTGGTGCGCCAGATCTTCAGTGGCAGCGATTGTCTGCCGCTGCTTGCGATGTATACAGGAGCAGGTGCCACACTTGGACATAATTATCCGTTTTATCTGAAATTTAAAGGCGGAAAAGGGATTGCGGTTCTGGCCGGGCTTGTGCTTTCCACCAAGCTCTGGATGGTCCCGATCCCACTTGCTGCATTTATTTTTGTGGTGGCAGTCACCCGCTATGTTTCCGCAGGGTCACTTCTGGTAACAATTATTTTTCTTGCAGAGGTGATATGTTTCGGGCAGATGGGGGGATTTGCGATGGCGCAGCCTTATGTGTACGAATTATATCTGGTGACGTTTTTACTGATGGCACTGGCATGGTGGAGGCATCGTGCAAATATAAAGAGACTGTTGAATGGAACAGAGAACAAAATCGGGTTTTCTAAAAAATAGAGACGATTAAAAAGGAGGCAGAATATGGCAAATATAGGTGTGTTGGGAGCGGGAAGCTGGGGAACGGCACTCTCCGTCCTGCTGCATGATAACGGAAATCAGGCAACGATCTGGTCGATCGATCCCGCCGAGATAGAGATGCTGTCAAAAGAAAGAGAGCATAAGACAAAGCTGCCGGGGGTGCACATCTCCGAGGAAATTCAGATTACCGGAGAGATACAAGAGGCAATCCTGGGAAAAGACTTTCTTGTCTTGGCAGTTCCGTCTCCGTTTACAAGAGCGACTGCGAAAAAGATGAGTCCATATGTGGCAGAAGGGCAAATAATCGTGGATGTGGCAAAAGGGATCGAAGAGACCACATTGATGACACTTTCCGGGCAGATCAAAGAAGAGATTCCGCAGGCGGATGTAGCAGTTCTTTCCGGACCGAGCCACGCGGAAGAGGTCGGAAGAAAGCTGCCGACAACCTGTGTGATCGGTGCGACGACAAGAAAGACGGCTGAGTACCTGCAGTCTGCATTTATGAGTAAGGTGTTCCGTGTCTATACAAGTCCGGATATTCTGGGGATTGAGCTGGGAGGATCATTGAAAAACGTGATCGCTCTGGCAGCGGGAATTGCAGACGGACTTGGTTATGGAGATAACACAAAAGCTGCGCTGATCACTCGAGGAATTGCGGAAATTGCGCGTTTGGGCGTAAAAATGGGCGGAAAGCTCGAGACATTTACCGGGCTGACCGGAATCGGAGATCTGATCGTGACCTGCGCAAGTGTACACAGCCGAAACCGCAGAGCCGGATATCTTATGGGACAGGGGAAGACTATGCAGGAGGCCATGGATGAAGTACAGATGGTAGTCGAAGGTGTGTATTCTGCAAAGGCAGCCAGAAAGCTGGCAGAGAAATATGAGGTGTCCATGCCGATTGTGGAGCAGATCAATGAAGTACTGTTTGAAAACAAGAGTGCTGCACAGGCAGTGGATGAACTGATGCTTCGAGAATCAAAAAGTGAGCATTCCGTGCTGCCGTGGCCGGATGAGACAGTATAGTTTTTTTTAATTCAAGAGAACAGAGCCGGAATAATCCCCTTTGTTTCTGCATAGATTGGTATCAGCAGAACAAGGGGGTATTTTTTATGGATGCATTTCAGGTATACAAGGATATGAAAGCAAGAACCAACGGGGAAATCTATATTGGAGTTGTAGGTCCGGTTCGGACAGGCAAGTCAACATTTATCAAGCGGTTCATGGATCTTCTCGTGCTGCCGAATATGACGGATGAACATGCAAAAGAGCGGACAAAAGACGAACTTCCGCAGTCAGCTTCCGGAACAACGATCATGACAACAGAGCCGAAATTTGTTCCGAAAGATGCGGCATCTGTCAGACTGTCCGAAGACGTGGAAGTTAAGATCCGACTGATCGACTGTGTCGGATATATGGTAGACGGGGCGAGCGGTCATATAGAAAACGATGTGGAACGTCAGGTGAAAACGCCATGGTTTGAACATGAGATCCCCTTTACAAAAGCGGCAGCGATCGGGACACAGAAGGTGATTCATGACCATGCGACAATTGGGCTGGTTATCACAACA
This window of the Mediterraneibacter gnavus ATCC 29149 genome carries:
- a CDS encoding radical SAM protein, which encodes MKKHEHIVKSLMPGGIGEELGIEPGDKLLAINGNEIQDVFDYYYYEESEQLLLLIEKPDGEEWELEIEKDEDESLGIEFDQSLMDEYRSCRNKCMFCFIDQMPKGMRETLYFKDDDSRLSFLQGNYITLTNMSDHDVERIVKYRLEPINISFQTTNPELRCKMLHNRFAGEALKKVDILYRGQIEMNGQIVLCKGVNDGEELERTIRDLTGYLPYLKSVSIVPVGLTKYRDGLYPLEPFTKEDAREVLSVIHRWQEKIYQEHGIHMIHAGDEWYVLAEEEVPEEARYDGYLQLENGVGMMRLLFNEVQEALSAVTGDGRQREISLATGRLMYPYIGKILEEIRKKFPNITTHLYAIRNDFFGERITVSGLITGQDLTGQLKGQPLGERLLLPCNMLKIGEPVFLDDFTLEEVENSLQVKTDIVKSSGQDLLDAVIGVYENDDFSTDRRRGRFQEM
- the der gene encoding ribosome biogenesis GTPase Der yields the protein MSKPVVAIVGRPNVGKSTLFNTLAGERISIVKDTPGVTRDRIYADVSWLDKEFTMIDTGGIEPDSSDIILSQMREQAQIAIDTADVIVFITDVRQGLVDADSKVADMLRRSKKPVVLVVNKVDNFDKFMPDVYEFYNLGIGDPVPISAASRLGIGDMLDEVVSHFPEGAGETEEDERPKIAIVGKPNVGKSSIVNKLLGENRVIVSDIAGTTRDAIDTAIKHEDREYIFIDTAGLRRKNKIKEELERFSIIRTVTAVERADVVLMVIDATEGVTEQDAKIAGIAHERGKGVIIVVNKWDAIEKNDKTMKQYENDIRTTLAYMPYAEIMYVSAKTGQRLNKLYDMIDMVIDSQTLRIQTGVLNEIMMEAVAMQQPPSDKGKRLKLYYITQVSVKPPTFVIFVNDKELMHFSYTRYLENKIREAFGFRGTSLKFFIRERKEKDQ
- the plsY gene encoding glycerol-3-phosphate 1-O-acyltransferase PlsY translates to MERIICLIIGYAFGLFQTGYFVGKLNHVDIRKTGSGNSGSTNALRVLGVKAGLMTFAGDVLKCVLPILLVRQIFSGSDCLPLLAMYTGAGATLGHNYPFYLKFKGGKGIAVLAGLVLSTKLWMVPIPLAAFIFVVAVTRYVSAGSLLVTIIFLAEVICFGQMGGFAMAQPYVYELYLVTFLLMALAWWRHRANIKRLLNGTENKIGFSKK
- a CDS encoding NAD(P)H-dependent glycerol-3-phosphate dehydrogenase, whose protein sequence is MANIGVLGAGSWGTALSVLLHDNGNQATIWSIDPAEIEMLSKEREHKTKLPGVHISEEIQITGEIQEAILGKDFLVLAVPSPFTRATAKKMSPYVAEGQIIVDVAKGIEETTLMTLSGQIKEEIPQADVAVLSGPSHAEEVGRKLPTTCVIGATTRKTAEYLQSAFMSKVFRVYTSPDILGIELGGSLKNVIALAAGIADGLGYGDNTKAALITRGIAEIARLGVKMGGKLETFTGLTGIGDLIVTCASVHSRNRRAGYLMGQGKTMQEAMDEVQMVVEGVYSAKAARKLAEKYEVSMPIVEQINEVLFENKSAAQAVDELMLRESKSEHSVLPWPDETV